From the genome of Streptomyces sp. NBC_00659, one region includes:
- a CDS encoding RNA-binding S4 domain-containing protein has protein sequence MTDSDAAVTAASATAGAVRAAVAAGPAGGESVRVDAWIWSVRLVKTRSIGATACKGGHVRVNGERVKPAYSVRVGDEVRVWHEGRERVVVVKRVIRKRVGAPVAAECYVDNSPPPPPREAVAPAGVRDRGAGRPTKRDRRDMERLRGMQTGSSGPVRTSGPSTGPTGSTKSPGTTGSGGSSRH, from the coding sequence GTGACCGACTCCGATGCTGCTGTCACGGCGGCCTCCGCGACCGCTGGCGCCGTCAGGGCCGCCGTCGCCGCAGGGCCCGCCGGGGGCGAGAGTGTGCGGGTCGACGCCTGGATCTGGTCCGTCCGTCTCGTCAAGACCCGCTCGATCGGTGCCACGGCCTGCAAGGGCGGTCATGTTCGGGTCAACGGGGAGCGCGTCAAACCCGCGTACTCGGTCCGCGTCGGCGACGAGGTGCGCGTGTGGCACGAGGGCCGCGAACGGGTCGTCGTCGTGAAGCGCGTGATCCGCAAGCGGGTCGGCGCACCCGTCGCCGCCGAATGCTACGTCGACAACAGCCCGCCGCCTCCGCCGCGCGAGGCCGTGGCTCCGGCGGGTGTCCGGGACCGGGGCGCGGGACGCCCGACCAAGCGGGACCGTCGCGACATGGAACGCCTGCGGGGAATGCAGACGGGTTCGTCCGGCCCCGTCCGAACCTCGGGCCCCTCCACGGGACCGACCGGCTCGACCAAGTCCCCGGGCACGACCGGGTCCGGAGGCTCCTCCCGCCACTGA
- a CDS encoding class I SAM-dependent methyltransferase, whose product MRQGYEGTGPGAITPDGCAVELYTRLPVGTEPDIITAAVPAACHILELGSGVGRMTHPLLELGFAVTAVDESAEMLEHVRGARRIRSSIEDLDLGETFDVVLLASFLVHAGDVRVRRALLDTCARHVADDGCVLIQREGENYHTDVPRERADPSGFVVRILSTEPVGDGVDSVRAEYTFPDATWTQTFLSRPLTKEAFEEALAEAGLKVDRYLTDDGIWVRAVKVRAVKG is encoded by the coding sequence ATGCGTCAGGGATACGAGGGCACGGGACCGGGTGCCATCACACCGGACGGCTGCGCGGTCGAGCTCTACACCCGTCTGCCCGTCGGAACCGAACCGGACATCATCACCGCGGCCGTACCCGCCGCCTGCCACATCCTGGAGCTGGGCAGCGGGGTCGGCCGGATGACCCACCCGCTCCTGGAACTCGGTTTCGCGGTCACGGCGGTGGACGAGTCCGCCGAGATGCTGGAGCACGTCCGAGGGGCGCGCCGCATACGCAGCAGCATCGAGGACCTCGACCTCGGCGAGACGTTCGACGTCGTGCTGCTGGCGTCGTTCCTCGTGCACGCCGGGGACGTCCGGGTGCGACGGGCACTCCTGGACACCTGCGCCCGCCATGTCGCGGACGACGGCTGTGTGCTGATCCAGCGCGAGGGCGAGAACTACCACACCGATGTTCCGCGCGAGCGCGCCGACCCGTCCGGATTCGTCGTGCGCATCCTGTCCACCGAGCCGGTGGGGGACGGGGTCGACTCGGTGCGCGCGGAGTACACGTTCCCGGACGCCACCTGGACCCAGACGTTTCTGTCCCGCCCTTTGACGAAGGAGGCATTCGAGGAGGCGCTGGCGGAGGCGGGGCTCAAGGTCGACCGGTATCTGACGGACGACGGGATATGGGTGAGGGCCGTGAAGGTGAGGGCCGTGAAGGGGTGA
- a CDS encoding acyltransferase domain-containing protein produces MLLRTLRADARTAEWLRDLESESSDLREAALPDADALPDILLDLSVPHEHINELVALRARFAADPEAMTLLARCVTRFVRDMGDIGKGWEPPVFPATTGLLGRCFPLYVFIAALPYVRAHHRERGVPEDVSRRTLADLGRHVSVHHRRAGGPGLLFPWWIALHFHGELFQLGRLQFQRVLLGRRTAGAAEAAGQALDPGAPCLSLHIADFRGPLSPAACDRSLALAREFFACHYPEERHGTAVCDSWLLDPQLKRYLPADSNIIRFQDRFHLVHEERTPDDTMPVGFVFGDPELPLDELPRRNSVERAVVDHLRAGGHWYGGRGWFAL; encoded by the coding sequence GTGCTGCTGAGGACGCTGCGGGCGGACGCGAGGACCGCCGAGTGGCTGCGAGACCTGGAGAGCGAGAGTTCCGATCTTCGGGAAGCGGCGCTCCCGGACGCCGACGCGTTGCCGGACATCCTGCTCGACCTGTCCGTGCCTCATGAACACATCAACGAACTCGTCGCGCTGCGGGCCCGGTTCGCCGCCGATCCGGAGGCCATGACCCTCCTCGCGCGCTGCGTCACCCGCTTCGTGCGGGACATGGGGGACATAGGGAAGGGCTGGGAGCCGCCCGTCTTTCCCGCGACGACGGGACTTCTCGGGCGCTGCTTCCCTCTGTACGTCTTCATAGCGGCGCTTCCGTACGTCCGCGCCCATCACCGGGAGCGCGGGGTGCCCGAGGACGTCTCGCGGCGCACACTCGCCGACCTCGGCCGTCATGTGTCCGTGCACCACAGACGGGCCGGCGGCCCCGGACTGCTGTTCCCCTGGTGGATCGCCCTGCACTTCCACGGCGAACTGTTCCAGCTGGGCCGGCTCCAGTTCCAGCGCGTCCTGCTGGGGCGGCGCACGGCAGGTGCCGCCGAGGCGGCGGGGCAGGCCCTGGACCCCGGCGCCCCCTGCCTGAGCCTGCACATCGCCGACTTCCGCGGCCCGCTCTCCCCGGCCGCGTGCGACCGTTCGCTCGCCCTGGCGCGGGAGTTCTTCGCCTGCCACTACCCCGAGGAGCGCCACGGGACAGCCGTCTGCGACTCCTGGCTGCTCGACCCGCAGCTCAAGCGCTATCTGCCGGCCGACTCCAACATCATTCGCTTCCAGGACCGCTTCCACCTGGTGCACGAGGAGAGGACCCCGGACGACACGATGCCCGTCGGCTTCGTCTTCGGTGATCCGGAGCTCCCGCTCGACGAACTGCCGCGGCGCAACAGTGTGGAGCGCGCGGTGGTCGATCATCTGCGCGCGGGCGGGCATTGGTACGGAGGACGGGGCTGGTTCGCGCTGTAG
- a CDS encoding FUSC family protein has product MRITPLAVPPWLAHALRAQRGPVPWNAVVRGALASGPLLLAAVLSGHSSLGVIAALGAMLTGINDRPGSRRVAVERLGVPALAGATGLLIGSYAGQHTGAVALTLVLTGLGLLAGAVSAVGPVASGAGTQLLVASAIGAGMPLPEPGWVRALFFLGGAGWLLALRLALPTTAVNTGGYRFDGERDAVGGVYDAIALLLLAVGGPDATRRRVALTAALDHAQDALDGPRLRRYASSAAERRLHAQYAAALPLAEAATALAWAGEAVPARAAEGPRRLAVAVRTGAPTGPLPAPAVPGARSGPPGGTPVVPALRALHEALLHAAETFDRGFGNALHNRRRTAASLVRTAIGAAGREYGLRVALCFGASVAVAQALHHARWYGNHPHWYWLPATAVFLVKPDLGPLASRVMCRAAGTVLGAVVFAGLALLLPRPEGFVALVAVSGALIPVATRHFAAQTAVVTVLVLALVMVGGEPQASWNRIAETLLACAIVLLVGHLPTLGQRGGTVRARLTRAGEAADVYLAHVLSDGTARDRTGRWVLRREAYRALAEARAAIDLAAAELPALARHSEGTDAVAATLERLVDTTTACAVQLDDTGRLTPRHTERIAELLGELAERRERAGLQTVPTRPVAV; this is encoded by the coding sequence GTGCGCATCACTCCCCTCGCCGTACCGCCCTGGCTCGCCCATGCCCTGCGCGCCCAGCGCGGACCGGTCCCCTGGAACGCGGTCGTGCGGGGTGCGCTGGCCTCCGGGCCGCTACTGCTCGCGGCCGTCCTGAGCGGGCATAGCTCACTCGGAGTGATCGCCGCCCTCGGCGCCATGCTGACGGGGATCAACGACCGGCCGGGCAGCCGACGGGTCGCCGTCGAACGGCTCGGGGTACCGGCCCTCGCCGGAGCCACCGGTCTGCTCATCGGTTCGTACGCCGGACAGCACACCGGCGCCGTGGCGCTCACCCTCGTTCTCACCGGGCTCGGACTGCTCGCCGGAGCCGTCAGTGCCGTCGGACCCGTGGCCTCCGGGGCCGGTACCCAGCTTCTGGTCGCCTCGGCGATCGGGGCCGGGATGCCGTTGCCCGAACCGGGCTGGGTGCGCGCGCTGTTCTTCCTCGGCGGGGCCGGCTGGCTGCTCGCGCTGCGGCTGGCGCTGCCGACGACCGCGGTGAACACCGGCGGCTACCGCTTCGACGGGGAGCGGGACGCGGTCGGCGGTGTGTACGACGCCATCGCCCTGCTGCTGCTCGCCGTGGGCGGACCCGACGCGACCCGGCGGCGCGTCGCGCTGACCGCGGCCCTCGACCACGCGCAGGACGCGCTCGACGGGCCCCGGCTGCGGCGGTACGCCAGTTCCGCTGCCGAGCGGCGGCTGCACGCGCAGTACGCCGCCGCCCTGCCGCTCGCCGAGGCCGCGACCGCGCTCGCCTGGGCGGGCGAGGCCGTGCCCGCACGGGCCGCGGAGGGCCCACGGCGGCTCGCCGTCGCGGTCCGCACCGGCGCCCCCACCGGGCCGCTGCCGGCGCCCGCCGTCCCCGGCGCCAGGTCCGGACCGCCCGGCGGCACACCCGTCGTGCCCGCGCTGCGCGCCCTCCACGAAGCCCTGCTGCATGCCGCCGAGACCTTCGACCGGGGCTTCGGGAACGCCCTGCACAACAGGCGGCGTACCGCTGCCTCCCTCGTCCGCACCGCGATCGGTGCCGCAGGGCGCGAGTACGGCCTCCGGGTCGCCCTCTGCTTCGGCGCGAGCGTCGCCGTGGCACAGGCCCTGCACCACGCGCGCTGGTACGGCAACCACCCGCACTGGTACTGGCTCCCCGCGACTGCCGTCTTCCTCGTCAAGCCCGATCTGGGGCCGCTCGCCTCCCGCGTGATGTGCCGTGCGGCCGGCACCGTCCTCGGCGCGGTCGTGTTCGCGGGGCTCGCTCTTCTGCTGCCGCGGCCGGAGGGGTTCGTCGCGCTGGTCGCGGTCAGCGGCGCCCTCATCCCCGTCGCCACCCGGCACTTCGCCGCGCAGACCGCCGTCGTCACGGTCCTCGTCCTCGCCCTGGTGATGGTCGGCGGTGAGCCGCAGGCTTCCTGGAACCGGATCGCGGAGACCCTGCTGGCCTGCGCGATCGTGCTGCTCGTCGGACATCTGCCGACACTCGGGCAGCGTGGCGGGACCGTGCGGGCGAGGCTCACCCGGGCCGGAGAGGCGGCGGACGTCTATCTCGCCCATGTGCTGAGCGACGGTACGGCCCGCGACCGTACAGGCCGCTGGGTGCTGCGCCGTGAGGCCTATCGCGCGCTCGCCGAGGCCCGTGCCGCGATCGATCTCGCCGCTGCCGAACTCCCCGCCCTGGCACGGCACTCCGAGGGCACCGACGCGGTCGCGGCCACCCTGGAACGGCTCGTCGACACGACCACGGCGTGTGCCGTGCAGCTCGACGACACCGGCCGGCTCACGCCCCGGCACACCGAGCGGATCGCCGAACTCCTCGGCGAACTGGCCGAGCGGCGCGAGCGCGCGGGACTGCAGACCGTGCCCACGCGGCCCGTCGCGGTGTGA
- a CDS encoding DoxX family protein gives MSETAVPLTTTRAALRPRSRAARISLTALQVVLGLFYAFASALPKLIAHPSATESFDKLGWGHAGMYIIGALELAGGLALLIPLLDSVAALALSALMVGAFIVNVTVVHGPYVATPLILMLPLGLIAWARRGHTTELLRLVRRRAGRRA, from the coding sequence GTGTCCGAGACCGCCGTCCCCCTCACCACCACCCGTGCCGCCCTCAGGCCCCGCTCCCGTGCCGCCCGGATCTCCCTGACCGCCCTCCAGGTCGTCCTCGGCCTCTTCTACGCGTTCGCGAGTGCCCTTCCGAAGCTGATCGCCCACCCTTCGGCGACGGAGTCGTTCGACAAGCTGGGCTGGGGCCACGCCGGCATGTACATCATCGGCGCGCTCGAACTCGCCGGAGGCCTGGCCCTGTTGATCCCGCTGCTGGACTCGGTGGCCGCGCTGGCACTGAGCGCTCTGATGGTCGGTGCGTTCATCGTCAACGTCACCGTCGTCCACGGCCCGTACGTGGCGACCCCGCTGATCCTGATGCTGCCGCTCGGCCTGATCGCCTGGGCCAGGCGCGGCCACACGACCGAACTGCTCCGCCTGGTACGCCGGCGGGCCGGACGCCGGGCGTGA
- a CDS encoding DUF7873 family protein, protein MAKLNQIIAVEKGIKSKSHQDLTAAHHGLQKPALLAGISRTYQPKDEEGEQLPPESTRVQVQAEDVLRATAATLTRLFDVTATKDWANCAARADVVVDGRVLVAEVPVSYLLFLEKQLTDLNTFVRKLPVLDASESWVRDPSTDAWKTEPVRTLRTKKVPRNHVKAEATEKHPAQVEVYYEDIPVGYWTTVKFSGALPARRVNELLDRVEKLQQAVKFAREEANGADVVDQRVGEAVFGYLFAQG, encoded by the coding sequence GTGGCGAAACTCAATCAGATCATCGCAGTGGAGAAGGGCATCAAGTCCAAGTCCCATCAGGACCTGACGGCTGCTCATCATGGCCTGCAGAAGCCCGCGTTGCTCGCGGGCATCTCGCGGACGTACCAGCCGAAGGACGAGGAGGGCGAGCAGCTGCCGCCCGAGTCGACCCGGGTCCAGGTGCAGGCCGAGGACGTGCTGCGGGCCACCGCGGCGACCCTGACGCGGCTGTTCGACGTGACCGCCACCAAGGACTGGGCCAACTGCGCGGCGAGGGCCGATGTGGTGGTGGACGGGCGCGTACTCGTCGCCGAGGTGCCGGTGTCCTATCTGCTCTTCCTCGAGAAGCAGCTCACCGATCTCAACACCTTCGTAAGGAAGCTGCCCGTCCTCGACGCCTCCGAGTCCTGGGTGAGGGATCCCTCCACGGACGCCTGGAAGACCGAGCCGGTGCGGACCCTTCGTACGAAGAAGGTCCCGCGGAACCACGTCAAGGCCGAGGCCACCGAGAAGCACCCGGCCCAGGTCGAGGTGTACTACGAGGACATCCCCGTCGGGTACTGGACGACCGTCAAGTTCTCCGGCGCCCTGCCCGCGCGGCGCGTGAACGAACTCCTCGACCGTGTCGAGAAGTTGCAGCAGGCGGTCAAGTTCGCCCGCGAGGAGGCCAACGGCGCGGATGTCGTCGACCAGCGCGTCGGCGAGGCTGTCTTCGGCTACCTGTTCGCACAGGGGTAG
- a CDS encoding RidA family protein, whose protein sequence is MVQRVTVPSLFAPPVYAHASVVEAGTKLAFLAGSVPLDADGKLVGAGDPVRQAEQVLANLDEQLRAVGSDMAHVVSTDVYVVSGEPAVLSAVWNVVEASGLSIGPHSSTLLGVACLGYTGQLVEITATAVVPEAEPTAGSGPGRA, encoded by the coding sequence ATGGTCCAGCGCGTCACCGTTCCCAGCCTCTTCGCGCCGCCCGTCTACGCGCACGCGTCCGTCGTCGAGGCGGGGACGAAGCTCGCCTTCCTCGCCGGGTCCGTGCCGCTCGACGCCGACGGGAAGCTGGTCGGCGCGGGCGATCCCGTACGCCAGGCCGAACAGGTACTGGCCAACCTCGACGAGCAGCTGCGCGCGGTGGGGAGCGACATGGCCCATGTCGTGTCGACCGACGTGTACGTCGTCAGCGGTGAGCCCGCGGTGCTGTCCGCGGTCTGGAATGTCGTCGAGGCCTCGGGGCTGAGCATCGGCCCGCACTCCTCGACCCTGCTCGGCGTGGCCTGTCTCGGGTACACCGGGCAGCTCGTGGAGATCACGGCGACCGCCGTCGTCCCCGAGGCCGAACCGACGGCCGGCAGTGGGCCCGGCCGCGCCTGA
- a CDS encoding tetratricopeptide repeat protein, which produces MPETSGSIGRTPETHVIDFRAAEQLLAARDPRGAVKLLDPVIAAHPENTAARLLRARAFFAAAQLRPAELEFTIVLEREPDNAFAHFALARTYERQRRPEQAKRHFRLAAALDPQPQYLQAARFDV; this is translated from the coding sequence GTGCCCGAGACCAGCGGATCGATCGGACGAACTCCCGAGACGCATGTCATCGACTTCCGCGCCGCCGAGCAGCTGCTCGCCGCGCGTGACCCGCGGGGTGCGGTGAAGCTGCTCGACCCTGTCATCGCCGCACACCCGGAGAACACCGCGGCCCGGCTGCTGCGCGCGCGTGCCTTCTTCGCCGCCGCGCAACTGCGGCCCGCAGAGCTGGAGTTCACGATCGTCCTGGAGCGCGAGCCCGACAACGCGTTCGCGCACTTCGCGCTCGCCCGGACCTACGAGCGCCAGCGGCGCCCCGAGCAGGCGAAGCGGCACTTCAGACTGGCGGCCGCGCTCGACCCGCAGCCGCAGTATCTGCAGGCGGCGCGGTTCGACGTGTAG
- a CDS encoding uracil-DNA glycosylase, protein MDNGVPAEGAARSADLTVLDGRIAGCRACPRLVAWREEVAATKRAAFAGQTYWGRPVPGFGPPDASLLVVGLAPAAHGGNRTGRMFTGDRSGDVLYAALHDIGLASQGTSVSADDGLELYGVRVTSPVHCAPPANRPTPEERDTCRPWLVRELGLLRPTLRTVVVLGAFGWGAALPALAEAGWTVPRPRPVFAHGARVTLVRRPEPDDTGIGTGIGTDIDTAPASVELFGCVSRRNTFTGRLTPAMLRQVLTAAAESAGLTTRSP, encoded by the coding sequence GTGGACAACGGCGTTCCGGCGGAAGGCGCGGCCCGCTCCGCCGATCTCACCGTGCTCGACGGGCGGATCGCCGGCTGCCGGGCCTGTCCACGGCTTGTCGCGTGGCGCGAAGAGGTGGCCGCCACCAAGCGTGCCGCCTTCGCCGGCCAGACGTACTGGGGGCGTCCGGTGCCCGGGTTCGGGCCGCCGGACGCGTCCCTCCTCGTCGTCGGGCTCGCCCCCGCCGCGCACGGCGGCAACCGGACCGGGCGGATGTTCACCGGGGACCGGTCGGGTGACGTGCTGTACGCGGCGCTGCACGACATCGGGCTCGCCTCGCAGGGCACCTCGGTGAGCGCCGACGACGGACTGGAGCTGTACGGGGTGCGTGTCACCTCTCCGGTGCACTGCGCGCCACCGGCCAACCGGCCGACGCCCGAGGAGCGGGACACCTGCCGGCCCTGGCTCGTCAGGGAGCTGGGGCTGTTGCGGCCCACGCTGCGCACGGTGGTCGTCCTCGGGGCCTTCGGCTGGGGGGCCGCCCTGCCGGCCCTCGCGGAGGCGGGCTGGACGGTGCCCCGGCCACGTCCGGTGTTCGCGCACGGGGCGCGGGTGACGCTCGTACGGCGGCCGGAACCGGACGACACGGGTATCGGCACAGGTATCGGCACCGACATCGATACCGCCCCCGCCTCCGTCGAGCTGTTCGGGTGCGTCAGCCGGCGGAACACCTTCACCGGGCGCCTCACGCCGGCGATGCTGAGGCAGGTCCTGACCGCGGCGGCGGAGTCCGCGGGGCTGACGACGCGCTCCCCGTGA
- a CDS encoding M20/M25/M40 family metallo-hydrolase has translation MDGLRADLERLAAIPSVAFPGFPAEPVREAHDLLVGMLRDAGVERVESIDLPGTAPVIFGEIPPPDPAAPTVLLYSHYDVQPPGDEKLWLSPPFEPTPVEGGLRARGIADDKSNVIAHLGMLRAYEGRPPVGVKIVFEGQEEYGSPFDDYPPSDPERFACDAMVIADLGNLRPGSPTLTTALRGAAEVVVEARTLEEPRHSGEFGGAAPDALLVLLTALSTLHDVQGDVAVAGLRREEWSGTTYTEDEFRELAGVCDGVPLIGSGSLGERLWSGPAITVIGLDAPSVEHAASAVVPYARAKLNLRFHPRQDAKEARAKLVDHLRSLRPFGVPLTVTPGDTGPGYKASTGGPAYRAALTALREAWGEEVAYIATGGSIPLVNGLARAAPDAEVLLFGAQDSMCNLHAPNERVLFSELRNTVVAMCAFVREYAAGFRAGAGQSA, from the coding sequence ATGGACGGCCTCCGCGCCGATCTGGAACGCCTCGCGGCCATCCCCTCCGTCGCGTTCCCCGGCTTCCCGGCCGAGCCGGTGCGGGAGGCCCACGATCTCCTCGTGGGCATGCTGCGGGACGCCGGAGTGGAGCGTGTCGAGAGCATCGATCTTCCCGGCACCGCCCCCGTGATCTTCGGGGAGATCCCGCCGCCGGACCCGGCCGCGCCGACCGTCCTGCTCTACTCGCACTACGACGTGCAGCCGCCCGGGGACGAGAAACTGTGGCTGTCGCCGCCCTTCGAGCCGACCCCCGTCGAGGGCGGTCTCCGGGCCCGCGGGATCGCCGACGACAAGTCCAACGTGATCGCTCATCTGGGGATGCTCCGGGCGTACGAGGGGCGGCCGCCGGTCGGGGTGAAGATCGTCTTCGAGGGGCAGGAGGAGTACGGCAGTCCCTTCGACGACTATCCGCCCAGCGATCCCGAGCGGTTCGCGTGCGACGCGATGGTCATCGCCGACCTGGGTAATCTCCGCCCCGGCAGCCCCACCCTGACCACCGCGCTGCGCGGTGCGGCCGAGGTCGTGGTCGAGGCGCGCACCCTCGAGGAGCCCCGGCACAGCGGGGAGTTCGGCGGTGCCGCGCCGGACGCCCTGCTCGTGCTGCTGACCGCCCTGTCCACGCTGCACGATGTGCAGGGCGATGTGGCCGTCGCGGGGCTGCGGCGTGAGGAGTGGAGCGGAACGACGTACACCGAGGACGAATTCCGTGAACTCGCCGGTGTCTGCGACGGAGTCCCGCTCATCGGCAGCGGAAGCCTCGGCGAGCGGCTGTGGAGCGGGCCCGCGATCACGGTGATCGGCCTGGACGCGCCGAGTGTCGAACACGCGGCCTCCGCCGTCGTCCCGTACGCGCGTGCCAAGCTCAATCTCCGCTTCCACCCGCGCCAGGACGCGAAGGAGGCGCGGGCCAAGCTGGTCGACCACCTGCGCTCGCTGCGGCCCTTCGGCGTCCCGCTCACTGTCACACCGGGCGACACGGGCCCCGGCTACAAGGCCTCGACCGGCGGCCCCGCCTATCGCGCCGCGCTGACCGCGCTGCGCGAGGCCTGGGGCGAGGAAGTGGCGTACATCGCGACCGGTGGATCGATTCCGCTGGTCAACGGGCTCGCACGAGCCGCACCCGACGCCGAGGTGCTGCTCTTCGGGGCGCAGGACAGCATGTGCAACCTGCACGCACCCAACGAGCGCGTCCTCTTCTCGGAGCTGCGCAACACCGTCGTGGCGATGTGTGCCTTCGTAAGGGAGTACGCGGCAGGCTTCCGCGCGGGAGCGGGGCAGAGCGCGTGA
- a CDS encoding DUF6343 family protein: MRTGSEPVTARSALRMRFWLSVWGLIWAVFGTVAFILVGRPGWAAACAALWVIVTVDMTMILRHIRQGPHYQPGRDVPPYEPVDDRRVYRPPERRRPSRPSHP; this comes from the coding sequence ATGCGTACGGGCAGTGAACCGGTGACAGCGCGCAGTGCTCTGCGCATGCGCTTCTGGCTGAGCGTCTGGGGCCTGATCTGGGCCGTCTTCGGGACGGTCGCGTTCATCCTGGTGGGGCGGCCGGGGTGGGCGGCCGCGTGTGCCGCGCTGTGGGTGATCGTCACGGTCGACATGACCATGATCCTTCGGCACATCAGGCAGGGCCCGCACTACCAGCCGGGCCGTGACGTCCCACCGTACGAGCCCGTGGACGACCGGCGCGTGTACCGGCCGCCGGAGCGCCGCCGGCCGTCGAGGCCGTCGCACCCCTGA
- a CDS encoding YfcC family protein, with protein MTTPTGTEPAGTEEPPHQHRFTFPSALTVLAIVTIAVWALAFLIPAGQYDRTPEGRPIQGTYHRVDSGQSFVDRLNDLFLSPVNGLYGILDEKTAQVGPDFAGELYGSAGVFLFVLAIGAFITVVFATGALDRGIGLLAHRLRTRGAMLIAGIMLVFSVLGTVEGFAEETLGFYGLIVPLMLALGYDRMVAVGTIILGAGIGVLCSTVNPFATGVASSAAGISLGDGIVLRFVMWVVLTAVTIGYVIRYARRVQRSPDRSITGFLPGDREHAQDEAGEVPELTGLHKAVLGTTALVFAFMIFSVVPWSSALTGEADARPYGFELGWSFPELAALFLCAAVLVGVVARMGEQKLSATIVQGAADFISPALVIVLARGVTVIMNNSKITDTVLHSIEGIVEGTSSSLFAIIVFIVNLPLAFLIPSTSGHATLAMPILAPLADFAGVSRAVVVTAWQAASGWMNLWVPTTAVTIGGVALAKVGYDKYLRFIWPLLALLFLLICGFLALGAEMT; from the coding sequence GTGACCACGCCGACCGGCACCGAGCCGGCCGGCACAGAAGAGCCGCCGCACCAGCACAGGTTCACGTTTCCGAGCGCGCTGACCGTCCTCGCGATCGTCACGATCGCCGTGTGGGCACTGGCGTTCCTGATCCCGGCAGGACAGTACGACCGCACGCCCGAGGGCAGGCCGATCCAGGGCACGTATCACCGCGTCGACTCGGGGCAGAGCTTCGTCGACCGCCTCAACGACCTCTTCCTCTCGCCCGTCAACGGCCTCTACGGAATCCTGGACGAGAAGACCGCGCAGGTCGGGCCGGACTTCGCCGGTGAACTGTACGGCAGCGCGGGTGTGTTCCTCTTCGTCCTCGCCATCGGGGCGTTCATCACGGTGGTGTTCGCGACGGGTGCCCTCGACCGGGGAATCGGCCTCCTCGCCCACCGGCTGCGCACGCGCGGAGCGATGCTCATCGCGGGCATCATGCTGGTGTTCTCGGTGCTCGGCACGGTGGAGGGCTTCGCCGAGGAGACCCTGGGGTTCTACGGGCTGATCGTGCCGTTGATGCTGGCGCTCGGCTACGACCGGATGGTGGCGGTCGGCACGATCATCCTCGGCGCCGGCATCGGGGTGCTGTGCTCGACGGTGAACCCGTTCGCGACGGGCGTCGCCTCGTCCGCCGCCGGCATCTCGCTCGGCGACGGCATCGTGCTGCGGTTCGTGATGTGGGTCGTGCTGACGGCAGTCACGATCGGGTACGTCATCCGGTACGCGCGCCGGGTGCAGCGGAGCCCCGACCGCTCGATCACCGGGTTCCTGCCGGGTGACCGCGAGCACGCCCAGGACGAGGCCGGAGAGGTTCCCGAGCTGACCGGTCTGCACAAGGCGGTCCTCGGCACCACGGCGCTGGTCTTCGCCTTCATGATCTTCTCCGTCGTGCCGTGGTCCAGCGCGCTCACCGGCGAGGCGGACGCGCGGCCGTACGGGTTCGAGCTCGGCTGGTCCTTCCCGGAGCTGGCGGCGCTGTTCCTGTGCGCGGCGGTGCTGGTCGGGGTGGTGGCGCGGATGGGCGAGCAGAAGCTGAGCGCGACGATCGTGCAGGGCGCCGCGGACTTCATCTCGCCCGCGCTGGTGATCGTGCTGGCCCGCGGGGTCACCGTGATCATGAACAACTCGAAGATCACCGACACGGTTCTGCACTCCATCGAGGGCATCGTGGAGGGCACCTCCTCCAGTCTCTTCGCGATCATCGTCTTCATCGTGAACCTGCCGCTGGCCTTCCTCATCCCCTCCACCTCCGGCCACGCGACCCTCGCCATGCCGATCCTCGCCCCGCTCGCCGACTTCGCAGGCGTCTCCCGGGCCGTCGTCGTGACCGCGTGGCAGGCCGCCAGCGGCTGGATGAACCTCTGGGTCCCCACCACCGCGGTCACCATCGGAGGCGTCGCCCTCGCCAAGGTCGGCTACGACAAGTACCTGCGCTTCATCTGGCCCCTCCTCGCCCTCCTCTTCCTGCTGATCTGCGGGTTCCTGGCGCTGGGAGCGGAGATGACTTAG